From Chlorocebus sabaeus isolate Y175 chromosome 10, mChlSab1.0.hap1, whole genome shotgun sequence:
AGATACATAGGTATATCTTACTCATCACCGAATACTGTCATTTCTGCCTCTTAAATACTCGGAAATTCATGTGTTTCAAGCTTTACCCCTGCCATGTTAATTCAACTCCATCATATTGTCTGAACTGTAAATTTTGAtagttctcaattttttttaatctcagtatctctttcatgttaaaaattactGAGGACCCAAAAGAACTTTTGTTGGTGTGGGTTATATCTATcaatatttactctttttttagGAATTAGtactgagaaatatttaaaacataagaaTATATAAGCACACATTCCATTAGCTGTGAAAGTAATGATATCAGCACATGTAAACTGAATAACGCTATTGTATGATAATGAAAGGATGAAAATGGAAAAGGCAAATGTTGtgatattattatgaaaatagttttgaccccTGAGTCTTTAGATCCCAGATCTCACTTTGAGATTCactgtctaatcttttttttaaatagtagccagaattgtcatttaaaaatgaaagtctgATTTTTGTGCCACTCCTTTACCATTGATCTTAGGATAAATCCAAAATTACTACGATGGCCTATGACACTTCACAAAACCTAGTCCTTGCTTACCTCATCAATGTTATCTAGTACTAGTTTCCCTTGTAATTTTTAGCTTTGGCCATATTtggtctgtcttttcttcttaacTCGGAACCTTCCTGTCTCAGcatcttttcccttttccttttataCACATTCTATTGTAGCTGCATATATGTTTAACATAACTAATTATATGTTCATTCACATGCTCTCCAAGTCCTGTAGACTATAAGTTCCAGGAAAGCACACTCATGTATCTTGGCTCACTAATGTTCTCTCAGTATGTAGTAGAGTGTTTGGTCATCCTAAGGGTTGAATAAGTGAACATCTACACATTTACTCTGTTTTCTCCACAATATGAGAAATGGTTACTTTGAAGCATTAAGTATATATAACATTTAGATTGAAGTTGGCAACTTATAAGTTGCTCTAGCATTACTTGGATAGGACTCTTCCATGGAGAAGACGTGTATGGCTAGTGGCTAGAGTTTTTGTGATTAATGTTTCTTAActtggaatttgcaacatgacaACTTAAGTTTCTCTGCCTCATTGATTTCCTACATGAAAATTGGGAAATTTTCGTAATTTTCAGGGCATAGAAATATCAGACGTTTTATTTTAACCTAGAAACATATGCTTTTTAGCTACTATTGTaatgctttttatgtattttttaattttgtacccCTTACTACCTCCTGACTCTCACCCCAGTACTTCCCTCTCTCCCAGCACTCCTGTGAGTCCCTCTGTActtttatacattaatttttcccccttttaattttctttagcgTTACCGAACTCCTTCCAGATCCAGATCAAGGGATCGTTTCAGACGTAGTGAGACTCCTCCACATTGGAGGCAAGAGATGCAGAGAGCTCAAAGAATGAGGGTATCAAGCGGTGAAAGATGGATCAAAGGGGATAAGTAAGATTTAACTATTATTTCAAATGtaataagtatttgtttttactttatacatagttattttattgtcattttaattattgCTGAATACCTTACGAAGAGTAGAATATCATTTTAGCCAATAATATCTATAATTCTTTTTCTAATAACATTTCCCCaatcctttttcttattttttaggaGTGAgttgaatgaaataaaagaaaatcagagaagtCCAGTTagagtaaaagagagaaaaataacggATCACAGGAATGTATCTGAGAGtccaaacagaaaaaatgaaaaggaaaagaaagttaaagACCATAAATCTAACAGCAAAGAGAGAGACAtcagaagaaattcagaaaaagatgataaatataaaaacaaagtgaagaaaAGGGCCAAATCTAAAAGTAGGAGTAAGAGTAAAGAGAAATCAAAGAGTAAAGAAAGAGATTCAAAACATAATAGACATGAAGAAAAGAGGATGAGGTCACGGAGTAAAGGAAGGGATCATGagaatgttaaagaaaaagaaaaacagtctgaTTCTAAAGGAAAAGATCAGGAAAGGAGTAGAAGTAAAGAGAAGTCTAAACAGTTAGAATCAAAGAGTAATGAGCATGATCATAGTAAAAGTAAGGAAAAGGATAGACGTGCACAATCCAGGAGTAGAGAATGCGATATAACTAAAGGTAAACACAGTTATAATAGCAGAACAAGAGAACGAAGCAGAAGTAGGGACAGAAGCAGAAGAGTGCGATCAAGAACCCATGACAGAGATCGCAGCAGAAGCAAGGAGTACCATAGATACAGAGAACAGGAATACAGGAGAAGAGGACGGTCACGAAGCCGAGAGAGAAGAATGACGCCAGGAAGATCAAGAAGTAAAgataggaggagaaggaggagagactCACGGAgctcagagagagaagaaagtcaaagcagaaacaaagaaaaatacagaaatcaagaaagtaagagctcacacagaaaagaaaattctgagagTGAGAAAAGAATGTACTCTAAAAGTCGTGATCATAATAGCTCAAATAATAGCAGGGAAAAAAAGGCTGATAGAGATCAAAGtcccttctcaaaaataaaacaaaacagtcagGACAATGAATTAAAGTCCTCTACATTGAAAAATAAGGAGGATGAGAAGATCAGATCCtcagtggaaaaagaaaaccaaaaatcaaaggGTCAAGAAAATGACCatgtacatgaaaaaaataaaaaatttgatcaTGAATCAAGCCCTGGAACAGATGAAGACAaaagtggatgagtgagtgataTAAACTTCCATTCTGTTTCGAATTTTAAGTTTGAGAGACTTGCTAATGAATCTCCTTtatgttgttttccttttcattgtttttgggttgttttatgtttgtccttttttttcttaatgtggatttcattgagttgatctttTGATAATCTGCAATGTGGATAATTTGTACTG
This genomic window contains:
- the PPIG gene encoding peptidyl-prolyl cis-trans isomerase G: MGIKVQRPRCFFDIAINNQPAGRVVFELFSDVCPKTCENFRCLCTGEKGTGKSTQKPLHYKSCLFHRVVKDFMVQGGDFSEGNGRGGESIYGGFFEDESFAVKHNKEFLLSMANRGKDTNGSQFFITTKPTPHLDGHHVVFGQVISGQEVVREIENQKTDAASKPFAEVRILSCGELIPKSKVKKEEKKRHKSSSSSSSSSSDSDSSSDSQSSSDSSDSESASEEKSKKRKKKHRKNSRKHKKEKKKRKKSKKSASSESEAENLEAQPQSTVRPEEIPPIPENRFLMRKSPPKADEKERKNRERERERECNPPNSQPASYQRRLLVTRSGRKIKGRGPRRYRTPSRSRSRDRFRRSETPPHWRQEMQRAQRMRVSSGERWIKGDKSELNEIKENQRSPVRVKERKITDHRNVSESPNRKNEKEKKVKDHKSNSKERDIRRNSEKDDKYKNKVKKRAKSKSRSKSKEKSKSKERDSKHNRHEEKRMRSRSKGRDHENVKEKEKQSDSKGKDQERSRSKEKSKQLESKSNEHDHSKSKEKDRRAQSRSRECDITKGKHSYNSRTRERSRSRDRSRRVRSRTHDRDRSRSKEYHRYREQEYRRRGRSRSRERRMTPGRSRSKDRRRRRRDSRSSEREESQSRNKEKYRNQESKSSHRKENSESEKRMYSKSRDHNSSNNSREKKADRDQSPFSKIKQNSQDNELKSSTLKNKEDEKIRSSVEKENQKSKGQENDHVHEKNKKFDHESSPGTDEDKSG